One genomic region from Hoeflea algicola encodes:
- the recG gene encoding ATP-dependent DNA helicase RecG, translating into MRPLDLDPLFKPVSSLPGIGPKLAEALARVTGRDGPDDTRALDLLLLPPHGLIDRAMRSGITESPEGVIATLKVRVDRHQPSPPGRRSAPYRVYVHDETGELALTFFHAKQAWLEKLLPVGETVLVSGKVEWFNGRPSMVHPDHIVGEADAASLPLIEPVYPLTAGLSPKVLCRSIEASLDLLPELPEWADPHLVTKNNFPGFAESVRHLHHPQSALDIEPQTPARRRLAYDELLAGQLSLALVRQTLRRLPGHPVKAEGRLRQAVLEALPFSLTGSQQTAVTEILTDMAGSDRMLRLLQGDVGSGKTAVAMLAMADAVEAGGQAVLMAPTEILARQHFATIEKMAEAAGINVVVLTARAKGRERTELLEQIASGAAQIVIGTHALFQESVVYANLSLAVVDEQHRFGVHQRLRLTAKGTAPHMLVMTATPIPRTLVLSAFGDMDVSKLTEKPAGRQPITTVTIPGERIEEIVARLKKALLDGKKAYWICPLVEDSDESDLMSVETRHASLAEALGPELAPLVALVHGRMSPAEKDQAMSAFKAGQTRLLVATTVIEVGVDVPDATIMVIEHAERFGLAQLHQLRGRVGRGEGASSCILLYHGPLGDTAGARLQVLRETEDGFRIAEEDLKLRGEGEVLGTRQSGLPGFRLANLAVHADLLEIARTDARNVLEHDPTLSGPRGDALRMLLYLMRRDEAIRFLRAG; encoded by the coding sequence ATGCGACCGCTCGATCTCGATCCCCTGTTCAAACCCGTTTCAAGCCTGCCCGGAATCGGCCCCAAACTTGCCGAAGCATTGGCGCGCGTGACCGGCCGCGACGGCCCGGACGATACCCGCGCGTTGGATCTGCTGCTGTTGCCGCCGCACGGGCTGATCGACCGCGCCATGCGTTCGGGAATTACCGAATCTCCCGAAGGCGTTATTGCCACGCTTAAAGTTCGCGTCGATCGCCATCAACCTTCGCCGCCCGGCCGCAGATCAGCGCCCTACCGGGTCTATGTGCATGATGAGACGGGCGAATTGGCGCTGACCTTTTTCCATGCCAAGCAGGCATGGCTCGAAAAACTGTTGCCCGTGGGGGAAACCGTGCTGGTCAGCGGCAAGGTCGAATGGTTCAACGGCAGGCCTTCCATGGTTCATCCCGATCATATCGTCGGGGAGGCCGACGCCGCCAGCTTGCCGCTGATCGAGCCGGTCTATCCGCTGACCGCCGGCCTGTCGCCAAAAGTGCTATGCCGGTCGATTGAGGCCAGTCTCGATTTGTTGCCAGAGCTGCCCGAATGGGCCGATCCGCACCTGGTGACAAAGAACAATTTTCCCGGGTTTGCCGAATCTGTCAGGCACCTCCATCACCCCCAAAGCGCGCTCGATATCGAGCCGCAGACCCCTGCACGGCGGCGACTTGCCTATGACGAATTGCTGGCCGGGCAATTATCCCTGGCGTTGGTCCGCCAAACCCTGCGCAGGCTGCCGGGTCATCCGGTCAAGGCCGAAGGAAGACTGCGCCAAGCGGTGCTCGAGGCCTTGCCGTTTTCGCTGACCGGCAGCCAGCAGACCGCGGTCACGGAAATTCTTACCGACATGGCCGGCTCGGACCGCATGCTGCGCTTGCTGCAAGGTGATGTCGGCTCTGGCAAGACCGCCGTCGCCATGCTGGCCATGGCCGATGCGGTCGAGGCCGGCGGCCAGGCAGTACTGATGGCGCCAACTGAAATTCTCGCCCGGCAGCATTTTGCAACCATCGAGAAAATGGCCGAAGCAGCAGGCATCAACGTCGTGGTGCTGACGGCGCGGGCCAAGGGCCGTGAACGCACGGAATTGCTGGAGCAGATCGCCAGCGGCGCCGCGCAAATAGTCATTGGCACCCATGCGCTGTTTCAGGAATCGGTGGTTTACGCCAATCTCTCCCTCGCCGTGGTTGACGAGCAACACCGTTTCGGCGTGCATCAGCGGTTGCGGCTGACCGCCAAGGGCACCGCACCGCACATGCTGGTGATGACCGCCACGCCGATTCCGCGCACCCTGGTGTTGTCTGCCTTTGGCGACATGGATGTTTCCAAACTGACGGAAAAACCCGCTGGCCGGCAGCCGATCACCACGGTCACCATTCCCGGTGAGCGCATTGAGGAGATCGTGGCGCGGCTGAAAAAAGCCCTGTTAGACGGCAAGAAGGCTTACTGGATCTGCCCGCTGGTTGAGGATTCCGACGAGAGCGATCTGATGTCGGTCGAAACACGCCACGCTAGCCTCGCCGAAGCGCTTGGCCCGGAGCTGGCGCCGCTGGTGGCGCTGGTTCACGGCCGCATGAGCCCTGCTGAAAAAGACCAGGCAATGAGCGCCTTCAAGGCCGGACAGACCCGGTTGCTTGTCGCCACAACGGTAATCGAGGTCGGGGTCGACGTCCCCGACGCCACCATCATGGTGATCGAACATGCTGAACGTTTCGGCCTTGCCCAATTGCACCAGTTGCGCGGTCGGGTCGGGCGAGGCGAAGGCGCATCAAGCTGCATCTTGCTTTACCACGGACCGCTTGGCGACACAGCAGGTGCCCGTCTGCAGGTGCTGCGCGAGACCGAGGACGGATTTCGCATAGCCGAAGAGGATCTCAAATTGCGGGGTGAAGGCGAGGTGCTCGGCACACGTCAATCCGGTCTGCCAGGCTTCAGGCTCGCCAATCTGGCCGTTCATGCTGACCTGCTCGAAATCGCCCGCACCGACGCCCGTAACGTGCTGGAACACGATCCGACGCTCTCCGGACCCCGCGGCGACGCGCTCAGGATGTTGCTCTATCTGATGCGGCGCGACGAGGCGATCCGTTTCCTCAGAGCCGGCTGA
- a CDS encoding DUF502 domain-containing protein: MRLRTYFLTGMIIVAPIAITAYLTWSFILWVDGWVKPYIPLVYNPDYYLPFTVPGFGLLMALFLITLIGFLTANLVGRSVISVGEMLLDRMPLVRSLYKGLKQIFQTVLAEQSGSFKQAGLIQYPRQGLWSIVFIATETKGEVRERLPVGESMSVFLPTTPNPTSGFLLFVPSEDVLILDMSVEEAAKMVISAGLVSPDYPKILPIKSKPETRSTGN, encoded by the coding sequence ATGCGGCTGAGGACATATTTCCTTACCGGCATGATCATCGTGGCTCCGATCGCGATTACCGCCTACCTCACCTGGTCGTTTATCCTGTGGGTCGATGGCTGGGTGAAACCTTATATCCCGCTGGTCTACAACCCGGATTACTATCTGCCGTTCACGGTTCCCGGTTTCGGGTTGCTGATGGCGCTGTTCCTGATCACCCTGATCGGGTTCCTCACGGCCAATCTCGTCGGTCGTTCCGTCATTTCCGTCGGCGAAATGCTGCTCGATCGGATGCCGCTGGTGCGCAGCCTCTACAAGGGCCTCAAGCAGATTTTCCAGACGGTTCTCGCCGAGCAGAGCGGATCGTTCAAGCAGGCGGGGCTGATCCAGTATCCGCGCCAGGGCCTTTGGTCGATCGTCTTCATTGCCACCGAAACCAAGGGGGAAGTCAGGGAACGGCTGCCTGTCGGGGAATCGATGTCGGTGTTCCTGCCGACCACGCCCAACCCGACATCGGGTTTTTTGCTGTTCGTGCCCAGCGAAGATGTACTGATTCTCGACATGAGCGTTGAAGAGGCGGCCAAGATGGTGATTTCGGCCGGGCTCGTATCGCCTGATTATCCCAAAATACTGCCGATCAAGTCCAAGCCTGAAACCAGATCGACCGGCAACTGA
- the glmS gene encoding glutamine--fructose-6-phosphate transaminase (isomerizing): MCGIVGIVGKREVAPLLVDALKRLEYRGYDSAGVATIHNGKLERRRAEGKLINLDTRLGEHPLAGHIGIGHTRWATHGAPTEANAHPHFSQGVAVVHNGIIENFTPLRAELIANGAVFHSQTDTEVVAQLLTAYRSQGLSPREAMQKTLGRLEGAYALAILFEDQPDMIMGARSGPPLAIGHGDGEMFLGSDAIALAPFTDEITYLDDGDWAVITRDSAEIYDHDGALVERSSQISQGGVYVVDKGNHRHFMEKEIYEQPEVVSHTLSHYIDFAEGRVKLDSSQIDFANLDRLAMSACGTAYYAGLIGKYWFERFARLPVEIDVASEFRYREIPLSGKMAALFISQSGETADTLASLRYCRDNGLTIGAVVNVRESTIARESNAVFPTLAGPEIGVASTKAFTCQLSVLAALAMIAGRARGTLSSEDEAAMVQALVELPRLSNEVFHAVQPQIEMLSRELSRFKDVLYLGRGTSFPLALEGALKLKEISYIHAEGYAAGELKHGPIALIDENMPVIVIAPHDRHFEKTVSNMQEVAARGGQIILITDEKGAAATTLETMATIVLPVVDEIVAPILYALPVQLIAYHTAVFMGTDVDQPRNLAKSVTVE, from the coding sequence ATGTGTGGCATAGTCGGGATCGTCGGAAAGCGTGAAGTCGCCCCGCTGTTGGTGGACGCGTTGAAACGGCTCGAATACCGCGGCTACGATTCAGCCGGTGTCGCTACCATTCATAATGGCAAGCTTGAGCGCCGCCGCGCCGAAGGCAAGCTGATCAATCTCGACACAAGGCTCGGCGAACATCCGCTGGCAGGGCATATCGGCATTGGCCACACCCGCTGGGCGACCCATGGCGCGCCGACAGAGGCCAATGCACATCCGCATTTCAGCCAGGGCGTTGCCGTGGTGCATAATGGCATTATCGAAAATTTCACGCCGCTCAGAGCCGAGTTGATCGCCAATGGCGCGGTTTTTCACAGCCAGACTGACACCGAAGTGGTGGCACAATTGCTCACTGCCTACCGCTCCCAGGGCCTGTCGCCGCGTGAAGCCATGCAAAAGACGCTGGGCAGGCTTGAGGGCGCCTATGCCCTGGCCATACTGTTTGAAGACCAGCCGGACATGATCATGGGCGCACGCTCCGGTCCACCGCTGGCTATCGGGCATGGCGATGGTGAGATGTTTCTGGGGTCCGACGCCATTGCGCTGGCGCCGTTTACCGACGAAATCACCTATCTTGATGATGGCGACTGGGCCGTTATCACCCGCGATAGCGCCGAGATCTACGACCATGATGGCGCTCTGGTCGAGCGCAGCAGCCAGATTTCGCAGGGCGGGGTCTATGTGGTCGACAAGGGCAACCACCGCCATTTCATGGAAAAGGAGATCTACGAGCAACCCGAAGTGGTCTCCCATACCCTCAGCCATTACATCGATTTTGCCGAAGGCCGGGTCAAGCTCGACAGCAGCCAGATTGATTTCGCCAATCTCGATCGGTTGGCGATGTCGGCCTGCGGCACCGCCTATTATGCCGGGTTGATCGGCAAATACTGGTTCGAGCGCTTTGCCCGATTGCCGGTCGAAATCGACGTAGCTTCGGAGTTCCGTTATCGCGAGATTCCGTTGTCGGGCAAGATGGCGGCGCTGTTCATTTCGCAATCGGGTGAAACCGCCGACACACTGGCGTCGCTGCGCTATTGTCGTGACAACGGGCTGACGATTGGCGCCGTTGTCAATGTCCGCGAGTCGACCATCGCGCGTGAATCCAACGCCGTGTTCCCGACGCTTGCCGGACCGGAGATCGGGGTCGCCTCGACCAAGGCGTTCACCTGCCAGCTTTCGGTGCTGGCGGCGCTGGCGATGATCGCGGGGCGTGCCCGCGGTACGCTTTCAAGCGAAGATGAGGCTGCAATGGTGCAGGCGCTGGTCGAGTTGCCGCGTCTTTCCAACGAGGTTTTCCATGCGGTGCAGCCGCAGATCGAAATGCTGTCGCGGGAACTCTCGCGGTTCAAGGACGTGCTTTATCTCGGCCGTGGCACCAGCTTCCCGCTGGCGCTGGAGGGTGCGCTCAAGCTCAAGGAAATCTCCTATATTCATGCCGAGGGCTATGCGGCAGGCGAACTCAAGCATGGCCCGATCGCGTTGATTGATGAAAACATGCCAGTGATCGTGATCGCCCCGCATGACCGGCATTTCGAGAAGACCGTTTCGAACATGCAGGAAGTGGCTGCGCGCGGCGGCCAGATCATCCTGATCACCGATGAAAAAGGTGCAGCGGCAACCACGCTTGAAACCATGGCGACAATTGTGTTGCCGGTTGTTGACGAGATCGTGGCGCCGATTCTTTACGCGTTGCCAGTCCAGTTGATCGCCTATCACACTGCGGTTTTCATGGGTACCGATGTCGATCAGCCGCGCAATCTCGCCAAATCCGTGACCGTCGAATAG
- the glmU gene encoding bifunctional UDP-N-acetylglucosamine diphosphorylase/glucosamine-1-phosphate N-acetyltransferase GlmU, translated as MARTCLAVVLAAGDATRMKSSKSKVLHTVGNLPLIAHVTHAAAAAGVDKVALVVGRDAEAVTKAASNEVAIPVSAVEQTERKGTGHAVLMARDIIAEGFDDVVVLYGDAPLIDPESLKAAITERGKGADVVVLGFRAADPTGYGRLIERDGALVAIREHKEATVEERAIDFCNGGIITFSGGEAISLLEAIGNDNAKGEFYLTDIVEIARARGLKCVAIEAPEADMMGCNTRPELADIEQVWQARARHAAMMSGVSMIDPGSVFLSYDTEFGTDVTIEPSVWFGPGVTVGAGATIHAFSHLEGAVVGEGATIGPFARLRPGTELAERAKVGNFCEIKKARVGVGAKVNHLTYIGDAVIGAGANIGAGTITCNYDGLNKHLTEIGEGSFIGSNSSLVAPVKIGNGAYVGSGSVVTNDVPEDALAIARARQENKPGRAHVLRERIAAFKAHKNSTKN; from the coding sequence ATGGCCCGGACATGTCTAGCTGTCGTACTTGCGGCTGGCGATGCAACACGGATGAAGTCATCCAAGTCCAAGGTGTTGCACACGGTTGGCAATCTGCCGTTGATCGCGCATGTCACCCATGCGGCGGCAGCTGCCGGCGTCGACAAGGTTGCGCTGGTGGTGGGGCGAGACGCCGAAGCCGTCACCAAAGCTGCCAGCAACGAGGTAGCCATTCCGGTGAGCGCTGTCGAACAGACCGAACGCAAGGGCACCGGTCACGCGGTGCTGATGGCACGCGATATCATCGCCGAAGGGTTTGACGATGTCGTCGTGCTCTATGGCGACGCGCCGCTGATCGATCCGGAAAGCTTGAAGGCTGCGATCACCGAACGCGGTAAAGGCGCCGATGTGGTAGTGCTCGGCTTCCGCGCGGCTGACCCGACCGGTTATGGCCGCCTGATCGAGCGCGATGGCGCCCTGGTGGCGATTCGGGAGCACAAGGAAGCCACCGTCGAGGAACGCGCGATCGACTTCTGCAACGGCGGAATCATCACCTTTTCCGGCGGCGAGGCGATCAGCCTGCTTGAAGCGATCGGAAATGATAACGCCAAGGGTGAATTCTATCTTACCGATATTGTCGAGATTGCCCGGGCGCGCGGTCTCAAATGCGTTGCCATCGAAGCCCCCGAGGCGGACATGATGGGCTGCAACACCCGTCCCGAACTGGCTGATATCGAGCAGGTCTGGCAGGCCCGGGCGCGGCATGCGGCGATGATGTCGGGCGTTTCCATGATCGATCCCGGCAGCGTGTTTCTTTCCTACGACACCGAATTTGGCACCGACGTGACAATCGAACCCAGTGTCTGGTTCGGTCCTGGCGTCACGGTCGGCGCCGGAGCCACGATCCATGCATTCAGTCACCTTGAAGGCGCTGTCGTCGGAGAAGGCGCAACAATCGGCCCCTTTGCGCGTCTGCGTCCAGGGACCGAGCTTGCCGAACGGGCCAAGGTCGGAAACTTCTGCGAGATCAAGAAGGCGAGGGTCGGAGTAGGGGCCAAGGTCAATCACTTGACCTATATCGGCGATGCCGTGATCGGTGCTGGCGCCAATATCGGCGCAGGCACGATTACCTGCAATTATGACGGGCTGAACAAGCACCTGACGGAGATTGGCGAAGGTAGTTTCATCGGTTCGAATTCGTCGCTGGTGGCGCCGGTCAAGATCGGCAACGGCGCCTATGTGGGCTCCGGCAGCGTGGTAACCAATGATGTGCCGGAGGATGCGCTGGCAATTGCGCGGGCTCGGCAGGAGAACAAGCCGGGGCGGGCGCATGTACTTCGTGAGAGGATCGCCGCGTTCAAGGCGCACAAGAATAGTACAAAGAACTGA
- a CDS encoding DMT family transporter, whose product MTTAMTQTRNSFITRYFPLTVMILTPLFFSSNLIFGRAAISQVAPFTLAFLRWSAAAMVLAPFVWMARDRVRVYLANEPVHWLTMGFLGMWVCGAGVYYALQFTTATNGTLIYTTSPLMVIVLERLFFGRATRWRELLGIIVGFLGVAIIVLKGDLIGLASFSANDGDLMFIAAAFSWALYSVLLKGRRTDGLPVSALFGTITVAGALLLAPFAFWEWQSGAHMPVTISAWGSIAGIVLFSSLLAFSGFQYGVARLGASTASVFMYLLPVYGVGLAVLVLGEPFHTYHAVGIATVLGGLVLATAPGGRR is encoded by the coding sequence ATGACCACTGCAATGACACAGACACGAAATTCTTTCATCACACGGTATTTTCCGCTGACGGTGATGATTCTCACCCCGTTGTTCTTTTCATCAAACCTGATTTTCGGCCGCGCGGCGATTTCCCAGGTGGCGCCATTCACGCTGGCATTTTTGCGCTGGAGCGCTGCGGCGATGGTATTGGCGCCGTTCGTCTGGATGGCACGCGACCGGGTCCGCGTCTATCTCGCCAACGAGCCTGTGCATTGGCTGACGATGGGTTTTCTCGGGATGTGGGTTTGTGGTGCGGGTGTCTATTATGCGCTGCAATTTACCACGGCCACCAATGGCACGCTGATCTACACCACCTCGCCGTTGATGGTGATCGTGCTTGAAAGGCTGTTTTTCGGCCGCGCCACCCGCTGGCGCGAATTGCTGGGAATCATCGTCGGCTTTCTGGGCGTGGCCATCATCGTGCTCAAGGGAGATCTGATCGGGCTTGCCAGTTTCTCCGCCAACGACGGCGACCTCATGTTCATTGCCGCCGCCTTCTCCTGGGCGCTCTATTCGGTTTTGCTCAAGGGGCGTCGAACCGATGGTCTCCCGGTATCTGCTCTGTTTGGAACGATTACCGTCGCTGGAGCGCTGCTACTGGCTCCGTTCGCCTTCTGGGAATGGCAGAGCGGCGCGCATATGCCCGTCACCATCTCGGCCTGGGGCAGCATCGCCGGCATCGTGCTGTTTTCATCGCTGCTGGCGTTTTCGGGGTTTCAGTATGGTGTCGCCCGCCTCGGCGCCTCGACCGCCAGCGTGTTCATGTACCTGCTGCCGGTCTATGGCGTTGGCCTCGCTGTGCTGGTTCTGGGTGAACCGTTCCATACCTATCACGCGGTTGGCATCGCCACCGTGCTCGGCGGGCTGGTGTTGGCCACGGCACCCGGTGGTCGCCGCTGA
- a CDS encoding cytochrome c biogenesis CcdA family protein, whose amino-acid sequence MTIADIPLLTVLLAGALSFLSPCVLPLVPPYLCYMAGVSVEDFRGAGANARISETRRAVFYASLFFTLGFATVFVALGAGASSIGGILRQNIELLAQIGGVIIIIMGLHFLGLFRIGFLAREARFSGGGKPATLSGAYVMGLAFAFGWTPCIGPVLGAVLGVAASRDTVSSGALLLAAYSVGLAVPFWIAALFSERFMRFAHKFRKHLGTVEKITGGLLVVTGILFLTGGMATMSYWMLETFPALGRIG is encoded by the coding sequence GTGACCATTGCCGACATCCCGCTTCTCACCGTTCTGCTTGCCGGTGCGTTATCGTTTCTTTCGCCCTGCGTGCTGCCGCTGGTGCCGCCCTATCTGTGCTACATGGCAGGCGTTTCGGTCGAGGATTTTCGCGGTGCAGGCGCCAATGCCCGGATCTCCGAGACCCGGCGTGCGGTGTTTTATGCGTCGCTGTTCTTCACGCTCGGCTTTGCCACCGTGTTCGTGGCGCTGGGCGCCGGCGCGTCATCGATCGGTGGTATCCTGCGTCAAAACATCGAGTTGCTGGCGCAAATTGGCGGCGTCATCATCATTATTATGGGACTGCATTTCCTGGGCTTGTTCCGGATTGGCTTTCTAGCGCGGGAAGCGCGGTTCTCAGGTGGCGGCAAACCCGCAACCCTGTCGGGCGCCTATGTCATGGGGTTGGCTTTTGCCTTTGGCTGGACCCCGTGCATCGGCCCGGTACTTGGCGCAGTGCTGGGCGTGGCGGCATCCCGCGACACGGTCAGTTCAGGCGCGCTGCTGCTGGCAGCCTATTCGGTCGGGCTGGCGGTGCCGTTCTGGATCGCGGCGCTGTTTTCCGAACGGTTCATGCGGTTCGCGCACAAATTCCGCAAGCATCTCGGCACGGTTGAGAAAATCACCGGCGGGTTGTTGGTGGTGACCGGCATCCTGTTTCTGACCGGCGGCATGGCGACCATGTCTTACTGGATGCTCGAGACTTTTCCGGCGCTTGGGCGAATCGGCTGA
- the dctP gene encoding TRAP transporter substrate-binding protein DctP has protein sequence MRTRTTTRLLAAAGLAIGVSLAGVAASWAADVTLKVTAQLPASHPTTSNLMEFKKIVEEKSGGEITVEIYDSAQLYKDSEVPQAVSSGAVDMGTASLTRFAGTIPAVDFFYVPFSLPSLEAVEKATAPGSEIRNLLDGAIAETGAKVLWWQAVGGAVVMSNKPVHMPEDLKGMKVRVFGKTLGNFVELLGGAPALISGSEQFLAYQRGTVDAGMSSAAGVTSRKIYEVLDHLTVTNHADVEFVVLINQGVWDGLSDAHKKIVDEAGKQVEKSLRDDVNRKEIEAIDFVKNQTKMEVITLDDDQLAAWKKASAPMIDQYIESSGDLGRKVVEASKALQ, from the coding sequence ATGAGAACTCGCACCACGACACGGTTGCTGGCCGCAGCAGGATTAGCAATTGGCGTTTCACTGGCCGGCGTCGCGGCGTCCTGGGCCGCTGATGTTACCCTCAAGGTGACCGCACAGCTTCCTGCCTCGCATCCGACCACGTCCAATCTCATGGAATTCAAGAAGATCGTCGAGGAGAAATCCGGCGGCGAGATCACGGTCGAAATTTACGATTCGGCGCAATTGTACAAGGACAGCGAAGTGCCGCAGGCGGTCTCCTCTGGCGCGGTCGACATGGGCACCGCTTCGCTGACCCGTTTTGCCGGCACCATTCCGGCAGTCGATTTCTTCTATGTCCCGTTCAGCTTGCCCTCGCTCGAAGCCGTCGAGAAGGCCACCGCGCCGGGCAGCGAAATCCGTAACCTGCTTGATGGCGCCATTGCCGAAACCGGCGCCAAGGTGCTGTGGTGGCAGGCCGTTGGCGGCGCTGTCGTCATGAGCAACAAGCCGGTTCACATGCCCGAAGACCTCAAGGGCATGAAGGTCCGCGTGTTCGGCAAGACCCTGGGCAATTTCGTTGAATTGCTGGGCGGCGCACCTGCCCTGATTTCCGGCTCCGAGCAGTTCCTCGCCTATCAGCGCGGCACTGTCGATGCAGGCATGTCATCGGCAGCCGGCGTGACATCGCGCAAGATCTACGAGGTGCTTGATCACCTTACCGTCACCAACCACGCCGATGTGGAATTCGTGGTGCTGATCAACCAGGGCGTTTGGGACGGCCTCAGCGACGCCCACAAGAAGATCGTCGACGAAGCAGGCAAGCAGGTGGAAAAAAGCCTGCGTGACGACGTCAACCGCAAGGAAATCGAGGCGATCGACTTCGTCAAGAACCAGACCAAGATGGAAGTCATCACGCTTGATGACGATCAACTGGCCGCCTGGAAAAAGGCGTCCGCGCCGATGATCGATCAATACATCGAAAGCTCGGGCGATCTCGGCCGCAAGGTTGTGGAAGCCTCGAAAGCACTCCAGTAG
- a CDS encoding TRAP transporter small permease encodes MFSKITGYFAIVASALFVAIGVMISYEVVMRYVFLAPTSWTEEMARFFLIWAVYMSAAHLLHTRELISITVLQERMSPRLRLASEMLALVWIAAFSVVAVYYGVVTVNESIEVGRKTASMLSVPQWLTEISIPIGFTLLFIQCLIEARALLRDGQPHRNVDRNWEDTI; translated from the coding sequence ATGTTCAGTAAAATCACCGGTTATTTCGCCATCGTCGCCAGCGCGCTTTTCGTCGCGATCGGGGTGATGATCAGTTACGAAGTGGTTATGCGTTACGTCTTCCTCGCGCCCACCAGTTGGACCGAGGAGATGGCGCGGTTCTTCCTGATCTGGGCGGTCTACATGTCGGCCGCGCACCTGCTTCACACGCGGGAACTGATTTCAATCACCGTGCTGCAAGAGCGGATGTCGCCACGCTTGAGGCTGGCCAGCGAGATGCTCGCGCTGGTGTGGATTGCCGCCTTCAGCGTCGTTGCCGTCTATTATGGCGTGGTGACCGTCAATGAGAGCATCGAAGTCGGTCGCAAAACCGCCTCCATGTTGTCGGTGCCGCAATGGCTCACCGAAATATCCATTCCAATCGGCTTCACACTGCTTTTCATTCAGTGCCTGATCGAGGCGAGAGCTTTGCTTCGTGACGGCCAACCGCACCGGAACGTCGACCGGAATTGGGAAGATACCATCTAG
- a CDS encoding TRAP transporter large permease, which produces MTAFLIILSLFGVLLIGIPIAFALGGMGAVLIILDGLNPIIVTQALYSSVDSFILLAVPLFLLMSNILLKGGVGRDLFAAVQSWVGHWPGGLAVATVISCAIFAAISGSSIATAATIATVAIPEMTSRGYQRPFVLGLLAAGGTLGILIPPSVPLIVYGVLTEQSIVSLFLAGVAPGLLLAALFIGFSMLYAAYTKAFDPLPKASWDERKQASIRALPSVGLALIIFIGLYGGVFTPTEAAGVGFVLAIIITALMLRTLTWKLFGEAVIGSMRTTVTIFLIVAGAKIFAKAITLYRIPHEISGLIIDNFDQVGSFIFVVCIALLILGFFLESLSMLLIVVPVLFPALLSMGIDPIWFGIVFMLMIEIALITPPVGLNLFVIQAVGKASLGEVTKGVLPFLAIMLLTVYLIYLFPQIVLFIPFG; this is translated from the coding sequence ATGACCGCGTTCCTGATCATCCTTTCGCTGTTTGGTGTCCTGCTGATCGGCATACCCATCGCTTTTGCCCTTGGCGGCATGGGCGCGGTGCTGATCATCCTTGATGGTCTCAACCCGATCATCGTCACCCAGGCACTCTACAGTTCAGTCGATTCCTTCATCCTGCTGGCGGTGCCGTTGTTTCTGCTGATGTCCAACATCCTGCTCAAGGGTGGCGTCGGCCGTGACCTGTTTGCGGCCGTTCAAAGCTGGGTCGGGCATTGGCCCGGCGGACTGGCCGTGGCGACCGTTATTTCCTGCGCCATCTTTGCCGCGATCTCCGGCAGTTCGATTGCCACCGCGGCGACGATTGCCACCGTGGCGATCCCGGAAATGACGTCGCGCGGCTACCAGCGCCCGTTCGTACTCGGACTGCTTGCTGCCGGCGGCACGCTCGGCATCCTGATCCCGCCATCGGTACCGCTGATCGTTTATGGCGTGCTCACCGAACAAAGCATTGTTTCGCTGTTTCTGGCCGGTGTGGCTCCGGGGCTGTTGCTAGCCGCACTTTTCATCGGCTTTTCCATGCTCTACGCGGCTTACACCAAGGCTTTCGATCCGCTGCCCAAGGCAAGCTGGGATGAACGCAAGCAAGCCAGCATCCGGGCCTTGCCCAGTGTAGGCCTGGCGCTGATCATCTTCATCGGTCTCTATGGTGGTGTATTCACCCCGACCGAGGCCGCCGGCGTCGGTTTCGTGCTCGCCATCATCATCACCGCGCTGATGCTGCGCACGCTGACCTGGAAACTTTTCGGCGAAGCAGTGATCGGATCGATGCGGACCACCGTGACAATCTTTCTCATTGTCGCCGGCGCCAAGATCTTTGCCAAGGCAATTACGCTGTACCGGATCCCCCACGAGATCTCCGGACTGATCATCGACAATTTCGACCAGGTCGGCTCCTTCATCTTCGTTGTCTGCATCGCGCTGCTGATTCTCGGCTTCTTCCTCGAATCGCTGTCGATGCTGCTGATCGTGGTGCCGGTGCTGTTCCCCGCGCTCCTGAGCATGGGCATCGACCCGATCTGGTTCGGAATAGTGTTCATGCTGATGATCGAGATCGCGCTGATCACCCCGCCGGTGGGGCTCAACCTGTTCGTAATACAGGCGGTCGGCAAGGCCAGTCTTGGTGAGGTCACCAAGGGCGTGCTGCCGTTCCTGGCGATCATGCTGCTGACGGTCTACCTGATCTACCTGTTTCCGCAGATCGTGCTGTTCATCCCGTTTGGCTAA